One genomic segment of Gemmatimonadaceae bacterium includes these proteins:
- a CDS encoding ABC transporter permease, with product MSELAAFALLGDVLVRATPLILAGLAVAVAFQGGVLNIGAEGQLLIGACTSTAVSLKLGSSLGPVAIVVALIIGMLAGALWAAIAAELTNRFHVLEVISTIMLNFVALYLISFLVRGPLQEPTKIYPQTSTIAPSAQLPVILEGTRLHIGFILAIAAGLLAWWGVRNTAAGFRLRLTGANPRAARIAGMINVERTTRNVFLISGALAGLAGAIEVHGVTFALYENISPGYGYTAIAVALLAGLNPAWVIASGILFGALEAGASALQRDAGVPSTLVWVVEAAVILIVLGTESYRSRRSRRFVAPELAPAQGAS from the coding sequence ATGAGCGAGTTGGCTGCTTTTGCTCTTCTAGGAGATGTGCTCGTCCGGGCAACACCTCTTATTCTCGCGGGATTGGCTGTCGCGGTGGCATTCCAGGGTGGTGTGCTCAATATCGGCGCCGAAGGACAGTTGTTGATTGGCGCTTGTACATCAACAGCTGTCAGCCTGAAGCTGGGAAGCTCTCTCGGGCCGGTCGCGATTGTCGTTGCCCTGATCATCGGCATGCTGGCGGGCGCTTTGTGGGCTGCAATTGCCGCCGAGCTGACAAATCGGTTCCACGTTCTCGAAGTCATAAGCACAATCATGCTGAACTTCGTTGCGCTCTACCTGATTTCCTTTCTTGTCCGCGGCCCGCTTCAGGAACCGACGAAGATCTATCCGCAGACATCAACGATTGCTCCGTCCGCCCAGCTTCCGGTCATTCTCGAAGGCACAAGACTCCACATTGGATTCATTCTGGCCATTGCCGCAGGACTGCTTGCGTGGTGGGGCGTTCGCAACACTGCAGCGGGCTTCAGGCTCAGACTGACCGGGGCAAATCCGCGTGCAGCGCGAATTGCCGGCATGATCAATGTTGAGCGAACAACACGGAATGTTTTTCTGATCAGCGGCGCGCTGGCCGGCCTTGCAGGAGCAATCGAGGTACACGGCGTTACGTTTGCGCTTTATGAAAACATCTCACCGGGCTACGGCTATACAGCGATAGCGGTAGCACTACTCGCCGGGTTGAACCCAGCCTGGGTGATCGCATCTGGCATCCTTTTCGGCGCTCTGGAGGCCGGGGCGAGCGCCCTGCAGCGGGATGCAGGTGTACCCTCTACCCTCGTTTGGGTGGTCGAGGCCGCCGTCATTCTCATTGTCCTTGGAACCGAGAGTTACCGCTCACGCCGGTCCCGTCGGTTTGTCGCGCCCGAGTTGGCTCCTGCACAAGGCGCCTCGTGA
- a CDS encoding ABC transporter permease: METIAPFLEGTVRTATPLAFAALGETIVERSGVINIGLEGSLICGALGGLVAAGYGSTWVGFTIAGISGAAIALVFAIFVTTLRSNQIITGTAITLLALGLTGTLYRQVYGSAGAALQISTMQPMSIPILSSIPLIGQALFAQPPITYVLYFLIPLAWWWLYRTHSGLALRAVGENPEAAIAAGVSASRFQLGAILFGGFMGGVAGGVLVIAQVGTFAEGMSAGRGFIAIAIVVLGRWHPIGVAIAALIFGAASALQYLFQSMGWGLPYQLFLALPYLLTLLVLAGVTGRVRAPASLGKWEID; the protein is encoded by the coding sequence ATGGAAACGATTGCGCCCTTCCTCGAAGGCACCGTCCGGACCGCAACGCCACTAGCATTTGCAGCATTGGGCGAGACGATTGTGGAGCGGTCCGGTGTAATCAACATCGGGCTCGAAGGGTCGCTGATCTGCGGTGCGCTTGGTGGTCTCGTTGCGGCCGGCTATGGAAGCACCTGGGTCGGTTTTACAATCGCCGGGATTTCAGGCGCGGCAATCGCGCTGGTTTTTGCAATTTTCGTCACCACATTGCGATCGAATCAGATCATAACGGGCACAGCAATCACGCTTCTCGCATTAGGACTGACGGGAACTCTTTATCGACAGGTGTACGGCTCAGCGGGAGCAGCTCTGCAGATCTCGACAATGCAGCCGATGTCGATTCCGATACTGTCATCCATTCCACTGATCGGACAAGCGCTGTTTGCCCAGCCTCCCATCACTTACGTCCTGTACTTTCTCATCCCGCTGGCTTGGTGGTGGCTATACAGAACCCACTCGGGACTGGCTCTCCGGGCTGTTGGCGAAAACCCAGAGGCCGCAATTGCAGCCGGAGTTTCTGCATCACGTTTCCAGCTTGGGGCAATTCTGTTCGGCGGATTCATGGGAGGAGTCGCCGGTGGCGTTCTAGTGATCGCGCAGGTTGGCACATTTGCCGAGGGAATGTCAGCCGGTCGCGGATTCATTGCGATTGCAATCGTGGTTCTCGGACGCTGGCACCCCATTGGCGTCGCGATCGCAGCGTTGATTTTCGGGGCGGCAAGCGCCCTACAGTACTTGTTCCAGTCGATGGGCTGGGGCTTACCCTACCAGCTCTTCCTGGCTCTCCCATATCTGCTCACGTTACTCGTGCTGGCCGGAGTGACTGGACGAGTGAGAGCTCCCGCAAGCCTCGGGAAATGGGAGATCGATTAG